The segment TTTCTAATCATTTCTAATCTCAACTGTATCTGCGAGAAAGCCAAATTCTTCTGGGACTGGACTGGCTTCTTTTTCGATTTCCTGTGTCTTTTGCCCTTTTGCTTTTGCCGAAAATTCAGCACGAATACTTACCCAATCTTCCTGAGCAATAGCTAAAATCTGTGGGGAAAAACCAGCTGCCTTGCTGAGAATATTTCCAAACATGGTATTGAGATTGTCACGCTTCATCGTCTGTTCAGCATTAAGTGGAGAATCAAAGGCTAGAATTGCATGATTTTCATTGGCAGCAACTGGTTGGGAACCAACCAACAAGGCACGATCAGCCCCAGATAAGCTCTCGATAATTTCTCCCCAAGCATTCTGCAAGCGAGTCAAATTTTCACGCGCCAAGGTTGGATTTTCCATAGCTTCCTGCAAAATTGCATGAACCTTGCTGGTATCCAATCGGTACTTCTTCGGAGCCTGTGGCTTGCGTGAAACTGGCTTAACAGCACTTGGTTGACTAGATAATTGACCTAGTTGTTTCTGTAAATCCGCAACTTGTTGTTGCAGACTGGCTAGTTGACCCAGTAAATCAGCTGGCAGCTCTGCCATTGCCCCCGAAGGAGAACTATCTTCAGCCAAACGAATAGTCATCATTTCAGCGTAAATCTTGGGTTGAGGACTGGACTTGATGTCCGCCAAGCCCCTGGTCACCATCTCAATCATGGTAAAAATCCGTGCCTGCTCAAGAGCTAGATTTTCTGAAAAACCTGTTGTTAAATGCGTATCCTCACCACCCGTCTGCACGATAAGGACATCTCTCAAATAGTGCAAAAGATCTGTCGCAAAACGGCTCATACTCTTTCCTTGGTCAAACAAGGTTTGTAGATGCTGGAGAGCTGTGACACTATCCCCTTGACGAAGACTTGCCACATAGTCATCCAAGGCACGCAAGCTGATAGATCCCGTAATTTCCTCAGCAATTTCCAAGGTCACTTGCTGGTCCTGACTAAGGCTGAGAGCCTGATCCAAAATGGATAGGGCATCCCGCATCCCCCCCTCTGCCCGACGCGCAATGATCGTCAGAGCCTGCTCGTCAAAGATTAGCCCTTCCTTGGTCAAAATTGCAGCCAAGTGCTCCTGAATGTCCGTCACCTTGATGGACTTAAATTCAAATCGTTGCACCCTTGACAGAATGGTAGCAGGAATCTTGTGCAATTCCGTCGTTGCTAGAATAAAGACCACATTTTCAGTCGGCTCTTCCAAGGTCTTCAAGAGGGCATTGAAGGCTCCAGTAGACAGCATGTGGACCTCGTCGATGATATAGACCTTATAGGTCGCAAGACTAGGTGCATAGGTCGATTTATCACGAATATCACGGATTTCATCCACACCATTGTTGGAAGCAGCATCAATCTCAATGACATCTTCCAGACTGCCCTCGGTAATGGCCTGACAGATATAGCAATCGTTACAAGGCTCGCCTCCAACCTGATTAGGACAGTTCATGGCCTTGGCAAAAATCTTAGCTGCCGATGTCTTACCCGTACCACGAGGACCTGAAAAGAGATAGGCATGACTGATTTTCCCCTGTTCAATGGCCTGTTTGAGTGTGGTCGCAACCACCTCCTGCCCCACCATCTCCCCAAAGGTCTGGCTTCGGTACTTCCTATATAAAGCTTGGTACATTAGCGTTTTTCTCCAAACATAGCAAAATTCCAGTCCGTCTTCTCAACCAAGTGAGCAACGAACTGCTCTAGGTATTCTTGATCAATGGCATCGTAATCAGCTACCAATCTCGAATCCAAGTCCAAAACGCCCAGCAACTGGTCGTTTTTCACCATTGGCACAACGATTTCTGATAGGGCTGTCGCATCGCAGGAAATATAGTTATCATGTAGACGAACATCGTCTACGAGAATAGTCTGGCGCTTAGCTGCAGCCTCACCGCAGACACCCTTTCCAAGTGCAATATGAACACAGGAAACGCCACCCTGAAAAGGCCCCAAAATCAATTCACTACCATCATACAAGTAAAATCCTGTAAAGACAGAGTTTGGTAGAGCTTGATTGAGCAAAGCAGAAGCATTTGATAGATTGGCTAAAGCATTGGTTTCACCATCAAGAAGAGCTTCCAATTGAGCCAATAATAGTTGATAATTTGAAATTTTTTCTTCTTTAGTCATAAAAACATTATAGCATAGAAAGACGGAGCTTGACAGTAGGTATTGTTAGAAATCAGCAAAAAACGAGACCTGTCGATCTCGTTTACAGGGTTCTTAATTAAGATGACTTGCCTGAACGTCTTTTCACGACCAGACCTGCTAGTCCCAATAAGCCCATACCTGTCAGATGTAGGACGGAGCTGACTTCACCAGTAGCTGGTAAAGTTTTTGTCTGTGACTGACTAGTTGATGCAGGTTTGACAGTTGACTGTTTGCTTTGGCTTGCTGGTGCCGCAGGCTCCTTATCTCCCTGTTTGGTTGCTTGTTTTTCTGATGCTGACTGACCAGTTGGACTTGCAGTTGGTCTTTCAACCAACTTCTCAACTGGTTGTTCAGTTGGTTTTTCAA is part of the Streptococcus suis genome and harbors:
- the dnaX gene encoding DNA polymerase III subunit gamma/tau; its protein translation is MYQALYRKYRSQTFGEMVGQEVVATTLKQAIEQGKISHAYLFSGPRGTGKTSAAKIFAKAMNCPNQVGGEPCNDCYICQAITEGSLEDVIEIDAASNNGVDEIRDIRDKSTYAPSLATYKVYIIDEVHMLSTGAFNALLKTLEEPTENVVFILATTELHKIPATILSRVQRFEFKSIKVTDIQEHLAAILTKEGLIFDEQALTIIARRAEGGMRDALSILDQALSLSQDQQVTLEIAEEITGSISLRALDDYVASLRQGDSVTALQHLQTLFDQGKSMSRFATDLLHYLRDVLIVQTGGEDTHLTTGFSENLALEQARIFTMIEMVTRGLADIKSSPQPKIYAEMMTIRLAEDSSPSGAMAELPADLLGQLASLQQQVADLQKQLGQLSSQPSAVKPVSRKPQAPKKYRLDTSKVHAILQEAMENPTLARENLTRLQNAWGEIIESLSGADRALLVGSQPVAANENHAILAFDSPLNAEQTMKRDNLNTMFGNILSKAAGFSPQILAIAQEDWVSIRAEFSAKAKGQKTQEIEKEASPVPEEFGFLADTVEIRND
- a CDS encoding GAF domain-containing protein, which produces MTKEEKISNYQLLLAQLEALLDGETNALANLSNASALLNQALPNSVFTGFYLYDGSELILGPFQGGVSCVHIALGKGVCGEAAAKRQTILVDDVRLHDNYISCDATALSEIVVPMVKNDQLLGVLDLDSRLVADYDAIDQEYLEQFVAHLVEKTDWNFAMFGEKR